A portion of the Pseudarthrobacter defluvii genome contains these proteins:
- a CDS encoding type II secretion system F family protein: MTVFPAAVICGIALGLGLWLVIFRSPPMRPITLSERIEPQLKSQNLESRLLRAGEQNLTPFGPLERILRPVFRDWLTTLGKLSPSPGATGRRLAQAGINKSPLDFRAEQLLWAAAGFVIALVVVLVGAAAGRFSPVFAAAVIIGSAGAGFVLRDYWLGAQVRRRETRMMAEFPSLAELMALAVGAGESATGALDRVCRSANGELSKEFSKILAETRAGKPLVVALQEFSARTDLAPLVRFVDGIVVAVERGTPLADVLRAQAQDVRDSAKRDLMEAAGKKEIAMMVPLVFGVLPLTVVFAVFPGLAAINLGF, from the coding sequence ATGACTGTTTTCCCTGCCGCCGTAATCTGCGGAATTGCCTTGGGCCTTGGATTATGGCTCGTTATCTTCCGGTCTCCTCCGATGCGCCCCATAACGTTGTCTGAACGGATCGAGCCGCAGCTGAAGTCCCAGAACCTGGAATCGCGGCTCCTGCGTGCCGGGGAACAGAACCTCACGCCGTTTGGTCCGCTTGAACGGATCCTCCGGCCGGTCTTCCGGGACTGGCTCACCACCCTGGGAAAGCTCAGCCCCTCGCCCGGGGCCACCGGTAGGCGGCTCGCCCAAGCGGGAATCAACAAATCCCCGCTTGACTTCCGTGCAGAGCAATTGCTGTGGGCGGCGGCCGGATTTGTCATCGCACTGGTCGTCGTCCTGGTCGGAGCGGCAGCCGGCAGGTTCAGCCCGGTTTTTGCGGCTGCCGTGATCATCGGTAGTGCCGGAGCGGGCTTCGTGCTGCGGGACTACTGGCTGGGCGCCCAAGTTCGGCGACGGGAAACACGGATGATGGCGGAGTTTCCCAGCCTTGCCGAATTGATGGCCCTAGCAGTGGGCGCGGGGGAGAGCGCAACGGGCGCTTTGGACCGTGTGTGCAGGAGTGCGAACGGTGAACTATCCAAGGAGTTCTCGAAAATCCTGGCGGAGACAAGAGCCGGTAAGCCATTGGTGGTGGCCCTTCAGGAGTTTTCTGCACGCACCGACCTTGCACCACTGGTCAGGTTCGTTGACGGGATCGTCGTGGCGGTGGAAAGAGGAACACCTTTGGCGGACGTGCTCCGGGCACAGGCGCAGGACGTACGGGACTCAGCGAAGCGTGACCTTATGGAAGCTGCCGGGAAAAAGGAGATCGCCATGATGGTGCCCCTTGTCTTCGGGGTACTTCCCCTAACCGTCGTATTCGCGGTATTTCCCGGCCTCGCTGCCATCAACTTGGGCTTCTGA
- a CDS encoding type II secretion system F family protein, producing MIAALVGAATGVGFFLIWWSCWETPDHGKRERKPGRMADLLAGAGVDKVSPRGLVGTCLGLGVFVVLVFYGLSRSWPIACCFGLFGGWLPVTLLRWRAKKRTAMLRQLWPDVVDHLRSAIRAGLPLPEALIQLGDKGPEELRPIFREFGADYRAGGQFDGSLNKLKHRLADPVADRIIEALRLTREVGGSDLGKLLGTLAEFLRENARTRSELEARQSWTINAARLAVAAPWIVMILLATRPEAIQAYNTPTGAAVLLGGLVVSLICYTAMLKIGALPQDERVLR from the coding sequence ATGATCGCGGCGCTGGTGGGAGCGGCGACAGGAGTTGGCTTCTTCCTCATTTGGTGGTCCTGTTGGGAAACGCCGGACCATGGAAAGCGGGAGCGGAAGCCGGGCCGGATGGCGGACCTGCTCGCGGGCGCCGGAGTAGATAAGGTCTCGCCCCGCGGTTTGGTTGGGACTTGCCTTGGGCTCGGGGTATTCGTGGTTCTGGTCTTCTATGGTCTGAGCCGCTCCTGGCCTATCGCCTGTTGCTTCGGTCTTTTCGGCGGCTGGCTGCCTGTCACCCTTCTTCGGTGGCGGGCGAAGAAGAGGACCGCCATGCTGCGTCAACTCTGGCCTGACGTCGTTGATCATCTTCGCTCTGCTATCCGGGCAGGCCTGCCCCTACCCGAGGCCCTTATCCAGCTTGGAGACAAAGGGCCCGAGGAACTGCGGCCAATCTTCCGGGAGTTCGGGGCTGACTACCGGGCCGGGGGCCAATTCGATGGTTCTTTGAACAAGCTGAAACATCGGCTTGCCGACCCTGTGGCTGACCGCATTATCGAAGCACTCCGGCTGACGCGGGAAGTGGGCGGGTCAGACCTGGGAAAGCTCCTCGGAACCTTGGCAGAATTTCTGCGGGAAAATGCCCGCACCCGCAGTGAACTTGAGGCACGCCAGTCCTGGACCATCAATGCGGCCCGGCTCGCCGTTGCTGCGCCCTGGATTGTCATGATTCTGCTGGCGACCAGACCGGAAGCAATCCAGGCCTACAACACGCCCACGGGCGCCGCCGTGCTGCTCGGTGGGCTGGTGGTCTCCCTAATTTGCTACACAGCGATGTTGAAGATCGGGGCCCTGCCGCAGGACGAAAGGGTGCTGCGTTGA
- a CDS encoding CpaF family protein: MDALGIVEDEVRELIRRRGLDPLRQAGEVRRLVEAAVTDYDERALMGPLPPLGPLDAARRFLFDAVAGFGVLQPLLDDPTIEEIWLNAPNEIYVARNGESELTSLSLSEQQVRDLVERMLKSSGRRLDMSSPFVDAALPDGSRLHVVIPDVTRRHWAVNIRKFVVKASRLEHLVELGTLTPQAARFLGAAVSSGLNILVSGATQAGKTTMLNCLAASIGTRERVITVEEIFELQFPLRDVVGLQCRQPNLEGEGEIPLRRLVKEALRMRPDRLVVGEVREAESLDMLIALNSGLPGMCTVHANSAHDAVTKICTLPLLAGENISSAFVVPTVASCIDLVVHCSRHTDGRRQVTQVLSLGRRVENGVIESSLVFALENGVLQPRANAMPAAEKFSKAGYDVAALLDPR, from the coding sequence ATGGACGCGCTGGGAATAGTCGAGGACGAAGTCCGCGAGCTCATTCGCCGTCGCGGGCTCGACCCGCTCAGGCAGGCAGGCGAGGTCCGTCGATTGGTCGAAGCCGCAGTCACCGACTACGACGAACGGGCCCTAATGGGACCCCTTCCGCCCCTTGGTCCCCTTGACGCAGCCCGTCGCTTTCTTTTCGACGCCGTCGCAGGGTTCGGCGTACTTCAACCTCTCCTTGATGATCCAACCATTGAGGAGATCTGGCTCAACGCCCCTAACGAAATCTACGTGGCGCGGAACGGTGAGTCGGAGCTGACGTCACTCAGTCTTTCGGAGCAGCAGGTGCGGGACCTGGTGGAGCGCATGCTCAAGAGCTCCGGCAGAAGGCTGGACATGTCTTCACCATTTGTCGATGCTGCGCTGCCTGACGGCTCCCGGCTGCATGTTGTGATTCCAGATGTGACCCGCCGCCACTGGGCTGTGAACATCCGCAAATTCGTCGTGAAAGCCAGCCGTCTTGAACATCTGGTGGAGCTGGGGACGCTGACACCCCAAGCCGCACGGTTTCTCGGTGCGGCGGTCTCCAGCGGCCTCAACATCCTCGTTTCCGGCGCGACCCAGGCAGGCAAGACAACCATGCTGAACTGCCTGGCGGCCAGTATCGGAACCCGGGAACGAGTCATCACGGTCGAGGAAATTTTCGAGCTTCAGTTCCCGCTCCGGGACGTCGTGGGCCTGCAGTGCAGGCAGCCGAACCTCGAAGGAGAGGGCGAAATCCCACTTCGTCGGCTGGTGAAGGAGGCTCTGCGGATGCGTCCGGACCGGTTGGTGGTGGGCGAGGTGCGGGAAGCCGAGAGCCTCGACATGCTGATCGCTTTGAATAGCGGTCTTCCCGGTATGTGCACCGTCCACGCCAACTCGGCACACGATGCAGTAACCAAAATCTGCACACTCCCGTTGCTCGCCGGGGAGAACATTTCCAGCGCTTTCGTCGTCCCCACTGTTGCGTCGTGCATAGACCTCGTGGTGCACTGCAGCCGGCACACCGACGGGCGGCGGCAAGTAACCCAAGTCCTGTCCTTGGGACGACGCGTGGAAAACGGCGTAATCGAATCATCCCTGGTCTTTGCCCTGGAAAACGGCGTCCTGCAGCCCCGGGCGAACGCCATGCCCGCAGCGGAGAAGTTCTCGAAGGCAGGGTACGACGTCGCCGCGCTGCTGGATCCGCGATGA